Genomic DNA from Magnolia sinica isolate HGM2019 chromosome 4, MsV1, whole genome shotgun sequence:
tttgaaatattggtatcacgttacatatcacacccttgggatacagatacgtatcagttatctcAAGGGATAtattgtattgggtaatttattgcactttttgtgaaacatgggaaaacattggaaagtgattgaatttttcaatgaaacttcagtaattgttaaaaaagacctcaatacatacttttaaatcatagcatctcaaaaaagaagtgcacataataagtttcctttgtatagggtcctaagttatgtgttgcctgaactaatgcaactatattcaaattgaatgcatacatTTAGAGTGTGCATAtgatgatcattttatcaaacactcctaaatacttcgaaattagtctcaattgaccgTTATTTGAAGGTAAGTttcgaaaaaaataatattttaatcattttttattaatttttaattaacaaatgattttattttccgAAAATTGACGAGGACTTAACAAATTAACATATCAGCCCTCattcatgcttgatttcatgtttggagtgcaacattgcaagcaatttgggagaaattggaggaatttcaaatttttcccaaattggaccacctatgctcaaatttcaaaattagagtgtatatgatgatcatttcatcaaatactcctaaatatttcaaaattagtctcaattgatagctgattgaaggaaattttcgaagggaaaaaaaaaacatggagaacatgaagaaccaatggatatcgaaatcaaagctccaactccatgatttttcatgtaaaacatgaacAAACAatgaatttgtaaccatttgacattgatttaacatactTTCAGCAAAGACGAGGGGAGGATTAGAAATTGAAGGTGCTCaccaaatcgaacatgtgggatatatcggcactacctgtgcgtttcgtatcgcacaggtgggatacaagatatattgtgggaaaTATCGGCCAAAATCAttcatatttaaaacattgatcacACCCATGCATGTGCGCGTGCACACACCGAATGAGGGAGAGAATATCAGTCAGTAATAAAGTAATTAAGTATCAATCAGCAATGAAGTAACACAGCAAGCCTTCACTACTTTTAGAGGTTTGAGAATCCAAGTTGCACATCACTTGAAAGTGTTAAAACCTCTGATAAACTTGCAAGTTGCCTTTACGTACCTGAACCAGCAGCAGATACAGTCTCTCTCTTGTTGTGCAGAAACTTCCCCAAAGCATGAAACAGAGAAAGCGTTTCATCTCTGCCAAATGGTAACAGAAATTTGTCATCCAAATCCGCCTCACAACCAGCACTTGGAAATTGTAACGAATTGATCACGTCTTCTTTTCCCTTTGAATGAGTGATTGACAGAGCAGATAAAGGTAAAGAAAGCATCAGATCTGGTCTCAGACAGAAGTATTGTAGAGATGTTATCGCGTGTCTGATGTCACCTCCACTGGATTTTGCTATCTGATCTACACATTCGCCAGACACATTACACTGCTCCTCTCCGCATATTCTAGAAAGACTCTTTTTAATGGAATTTACAGTAAGAGGATTGAAAGCCACCTGCAATGAGTTTCCCAGAAGCAATTTGAAATAGTTGGAAATACAATGTGAAATGGACATTGCATGGCTACTCGCAAGAGCAGGAATCTGCACCCTGAACTCTCCATGGGTACCAATCTAGCACATTTGTAAGATTGAGTAGTTTGTCTGGTAGGCCCCAGCATGTATGCATTGTGGCCCTAAAATCATGCCAGTCCAACCATTGGGGACATAAGTGTACCAAGAAATGGACCCTTTACAGAAAATTTACTGTAaatgtgcagtccacttgatcaCCAGACTGGCCTGATTTTAGAACCACAACACATACACAGTTGGGCCAACTCTCTTACTGATGTCAACAAGCCAGCTCAGGATCAACCTGAGCAAAATCAGAAATACAAGGTCTGAGGCCAACGTGAACATGACTTGAACGTACAAGCCCAAGTCTGACCCAAAAAAACAAAGCCCAAGCCTCACCCTGAGCCAACACAAAACTACAAAGGTTGAGCCCAAAAACAGGCTGAAATTCTTAGGCCCGAGCTCAGCCCAATTAAAAGTCTGTAAAGCCCGAGTCCAGCCTGTTATGCAATCTGGACATGTATGTTAATGGTCTGTAATACATATCTACAGATTGTTATCATGGCTCAAGATGGCCCCACCGGCCTTAATCAATAAAGCAATGACCTTGACCTGAGCCACGCCCAATGGTTAATCAGGCCTGAACTTTTAGACCTAACCCAACATGGCAGACTTGAGAGTCTCATGCCTAAGCCCAACCCATAATGGTCCAGGCCTGAAGACCCAACAGGCTGGCCAAACCCGTAGACACCCCCATATCTTGCCCATTTCCAGACTGGGAGCCATGGGAAGAGAAGGATTAGAAATCCTACTCTCATGAGTAGCCAGAGAAGGCGTCAGTGTCAAAATTATAGTTTCCTAGTTACCTTGGAAGCACCAGCTCTCTCAAGAGATGATTGAAGTTCCTCCAAATAATTTGTACTGTCACCAGAGTCAACTTTACAATACTCCGTGATCGATATAACTGTCGGAATCTGAGTTGATTGAGCAAGAAAATGCAAGCATTTGCTAAGTCTCCCATAAGCAACTCTTCCATTTGTCACAGGAAGATCATCAATTAAGAGTATAATTGATTTTTTTGATCCTCCCGTGTAGGCCAACGGAAGCAATGAATACTTCCGTATTCTCTCCACGAATGTTTCAAACTCATCCAACTTCGACATGTAGCGCaatcctagaaaaaaaaaaaaatcaatgtcaGTTAAAAAATTGAACAAGGTAAACTACTGTGAAGGTAAATTATTCTTGTTTTCGTGTTTCATTTCATGCCAGAAGTAAAAAATTCACAGAAGCCATCCTCTACTGAGCTGCAACTTGGCGCATATATTGAATAACTTCAACATAAAAAAGTTGAATGGGTGAAAGCAATACTAtaaaggattttttttctttttggaaagatAACTATAAAGGATTATTATActcatttattatttcagtaatgATCGTGATCTATTTCAAATACCTGAATTCGTGTTATATAAATGTTCCTGCCAAAGGGTGGGCGTAGGAGTCCTCCATTCACACAATTCAGCTCCAAGTTGGGATGCTATAACATGAATAGTTGCCTGCAAGATGGATGACACCCTCATACACACCATAGACTGATGATAAGTTGTGATGCTATTACATGAATAGTTGCCTGCAAGTTGTGATGCTATTACATGAATAGTTGCCTGCAGGATGCATAGCACCCTCATACACACCGTAGAATGCTTATAAAGTTTAGCAGAGACTGGATTTACACAATCATTTAGAATGGCCCCATAACAATTcccagaaggaaaaaaaaaagtatatcatAGCCTCTGAATACAAGGTTGATGCAACCACCAAAACTAGTTCGCTACTGAGAATGGGTCTACTCAGAAATCTTTTCTTCTTCCAGCATGAAAAAAATTCATAAAGAAGCAAATAACTGGAAGCCAAAAGCAAGGAATCCCTGTTGTGATCTAAAACATCTAGGCAGAATGGAAGATATTGGTCTCACTAATACCATGACAAATAATTTTATTACTTTCTGAGTATCTTCTGTTCACAAATTGACACTTGAATAAGTAACTGGATTGAAATGAGCTTCAGAAGCAACAAAATGAAGGTATGACAAATAGTTCGCATAACCATCCACTTAAATACATGATTTTCTGACTGGTAAACTCATCTCATGTTTCATAAATTCAGTGTgacccaatgttgtcaaaatcctacgatttatgaTTTACAATTTTAGTCAAAccttaagcaaaacgatttgaaaccctttttatgtGAATCCTacaattttatgatttgaatcctacgaaTCGTATCCTGATTTACGATttaaattatacttgttctcttttATTTTGAGCTTCAcgtggctttcattttatgttttaaaattggtgggggctttaagaatcatttagagaaaaaaaaaaaaaactttcaaaaaaaaaaaaggaatcatttagaaaaggtaaattattttattttattctttataagagattaaatgatatatattctatTCAATGTTAAATCATAGAGccttttttttatgatttcttacttcttaactggtccaaataccaaattgatgtatgacttatctggaattTTTCACGGATGGTTACAAAACTTAcaatcatgttgacttatatgtattaCAGAGTGATGGCTAGAAATTAATATATCTTTTTCATTGGTCTCCCTAATCAAATGCCACTATTCCAACGTGATCCTACATTCAAGAAAGTTaaaaagaacataaattattagaagatccttgtatgtttttttaGGAAATTTTCTTGAaagactaaaaaaagaaaaaagagaagatgagaatcatttaacactatcatgacatcgTATTACCTGGTAGTGGtacatattgatggcaaaaggatgattgctgatttttttttccctaatttatttatatttctcatattttaaagaaaatcattttaaaaaaatcttacgatttgcaattcgatatgattcaacccctattacaaTTTGCAATACGATAACAATTTTAACAACATTGGTGTGACCTACAAACCTCTTATACTGCAAAGAGAGATTATTTGTTGATTACATTATTGGTTATAATCACTTTCGTTTTCTTAAGGTGTCAAGAAAAACTGCCCTCTCCCGACAGATCACATCATTTTGACGGTTCTTGATGCAGAGACAACTATAATGAACTTAATCTTGATCGCTTATCTAGGATAACATAAGCAACAACGAGTAAAATGACAATAACAGCAGACGTAGAATTAGTAACTTTGTTAACTTATGCAACTATCACTGTTTGGCAACCTTGTCACTAGCCCTGAAAACAGCATCATTGTATTTTGTAGATAATACTCTGGAATTTATTATTGATTTGTCTTTGCAGCTCCAGTTAAAACTCTGTGACACTGATGTGCCAAGTGCTAATAACAAGCGTGTCGAGGTATTTATCCAGAATTACTATCAATGTCAACAATTTAGAGAGACAAGGTACCTTGTACATTTTCTAAAGAACAAAATATGAAGGTGCCCGCAGAAGTCACAGAAGATGGAGCCCACCAAAGTTCAGAACGAATTGGCTCAAATAATGCCTCTTCCTTGGTTTTTCAATGAACcccgttaatctttcaaaaaaaaaaaacaatgcctCCCCAACAATTCAAGCCTACTCAGCATAGTATTAAAATATGGTTACGTTACGGCTGTAAAGGCTGTTACATAAAGGAAATGGTCATACTCGCTACACAATATGGGGGTCAATAAGTCCATTATGAAAAAAGTGGGCCATATTGGCAAATATTACAGACGATACGACCATAAGAGGGCccattttggaagaaaaaaaaatttatttccaaTTTTTCTCTCATTTGTCTACTTGTTTATTCATCTCAACCATGAAGAAAGCTTAAAAACAAAGTTTAAACTAGATGTAGAACTATCTTGAAGATCAAACCACAAAATTTAAGTGGAATTCGAGGAACCAAAGCAGAGTGGACTATTTTGGGAAAAAATATCGGAAGGGGTAaactatcttctttttttttccatttttccgtCTTCATTTTGTAGTACTTGAATGTAACGGGCCCCAATCCACCAAATTATGCTGGACTTGTGTacaattagggcctatttggtcgaCTTTCAACAGGTCAAGTTAACACTACCAGATAGACAGCTTTCTTATGAAAGAATGACCCATTACCCCATCAAATACATGTTGAATACCAAACAAGAAACACATATATGGATCCTCACTTCTTTTAGAATTTTacgaatatttttttcaattttttcaaaagAGAATTTCTGCAATTATAGAACCTTACTTGGCTAATTCCGCCTGTTATCTTATCAACCAGTAAGTTGACGGATACACCGACTGTTACCAATTGGCCACATTTTATACATGAAATTAGATATAAAGCAAGTCCTGAATCAATTGGCcacattttatttttcattttcctttataTGAACAACTGTCCATTGTTTCACAGCAACAGATCTTTAAAATGCATGCATTGACAGACTCATTTTTTATGCAGGATGGATGATCTAACCTAGAATGATGCAAAGAAATTAAATAACCGATTAATTAAGGCAATGAAAACACAAGGTAAAGCTGATCTATCATAAATTTATATAACAATAAAAAATCAGCTAGGTAACATGTTCGAGTTCAAGCCATCTGACAGTCCCACAATGTAGATTCAACAAAATATCAATTAAACAGGAtctatggaaggtagaacttccatctaggCATAGGGGTTGTTCTCTACTCAAAGGGTTTCACTTGGTTTGTGAGGATTTtggtaggttagggttaggacttTAGGGTTTTGGAATCAGATTTTGGATATTAGGATTTGGAATTAGGGTTATGGGGATTTAGGGTTGTGGGAATTAGGATCTTGAGCATTACGGTTTGTgacttagggttttaggaaattagGATAGAAAATTGGGTTTTaggcaatgttcgaaatatcggtatcgcacaatgtatcgcacccttgggatatagatacgtatcggttatcgcacaggatatatcatttgtatcgcatagtttatcgcactttttgggaaacagggggaaacattaggaaaatggttgaattttttaatgaaactttggggattgttaaaaaagacctccatacacacttttaaatcataaaatctcaaaaaagaatggcacataataggtttcctttgtagagGGTCCTAAGCTCTgcgttgtccgattgaactaagacaactatatccagtatccaacccgtctatctgcttttctatatcattttaggacattatgcaaaaaattaagcagatccaataatcaggtagaccatatcataggaaacaatggtgattgaccattagtgggccacttgaactttggatatgcttcactttttgggctaaaatcataaaattatatggtaaaatggatggatggagcggataaaatacatgaattatagtggccccacagagtttactcactacgtcGTTCCCACCCTAGAcgcacgcggatttcctgcgaaaacctttcgcagggagttcctgcgctgggaacccagatggggcccactgtgatgtttgtgagaaatcctccccttccatcagttttgtgagttcatttcgggacaatatgccaaaaatgaaccaagCTCGAGTGGGCCGTGCTAAAGGAAAATGTAATTAGGGaagttcctaccgttgaaacctacctgagttcgacagtgatgtttacgtgccatccataccattaataacttcattcctatagggatgaaatgaaatcacaaatattagcatgattcaaaactttcatggcccatgaatatttcaactgtggacattcaattatcatgttttcggcccacttgagctttggaaacggttcatttttggcatcgtgtcctaaaataaactcacaaaacggatgaacggataggatttctcacaaacatcacaatgggccccaactgagttcccaacgcaggaacttaatgcgaaagtctttcgcaggaaatccgcgtccgtcgcaGGCGCTCCTCCCGCTCAGGTTGTCTAAACGGTTCAAAGTGaaatggggcccacagtaatgtatttattatatctataccgttcatgcatctggagagatcattttagatcaaatgagtaatatccaaagctcaagtggaccacaccacaaatagttgtGGGGACTgactctcaccgttaaaacatttgtaggacccaccataacgcccaccataacgtttatttttcatccaatccattcattaggtcacacaaatctggatgaggaggaaaaacaaatatcatatcgatccaaaaattttgtgaccccaaaagggtttcaatggtagacctttaatcttccactgcttttttcagtgtggtccacttgatctatggatCTGTCTTGATTTTTGGCTCAAGTCTtacaacgagctcgccaaatggacgaacggtttggataaaaacgcatacctcatgatgggacccacagaactgggtgacgacgtcaacacaccagtcggtggtgtgtggtacggaagcggattgcgtactgagtaaactctgtggggcccaccatcattcatgcattgtatcaactccgtacACCCGCTTTATTATATAAATTTAGGGCTTTAAACCAAAATTTAATTATatacaaagtttaagtggaccacaccacttgaaatggtgtgaattgaagtctaccgtcgaaaagttcttgggggctcacagaagttttagatcaagatgatttttgtgttttccattcatccatgtctacgtgatcttatgaacagtttggatgacaaacaaacatcactggggccttagaaatgtttcaacggtggaaatcaatacttccattgtttcctttggtaagttctacttgagcttttgatatacttcagttttgggctcaacccctaaaatgatccggaaaaacatatggacggcgtggatagaccacatacattcaaggtgggcccaactgagataagagtgtactgagtaactcagtacgcaatccgatttcgtgcgGTACGCCACCCTATTCAAAAAACAGGGCCGGACACACTTTTTTTctaagcagagagggttccggccccaaaatctcccaaatcttcaGATTCCGGCCCCCAAATCTCCCAAATCTTCGGATTCCGGGGAAGATTCTCCATATTTCGACGAGGATTTACCCCGATGTCGCCCAAATACCCGGATTTCTTCGGATTTTgacggatttctctcccaaatcgaaGATTTTGCTTGCACTAACTTACGAAAGAAGCTTCGATtgaaatggcccaccaaatggaagctttCGATGATGACGATCTCTTGTATAGGTACCGAAatccagtttcttgttttttttttcgattttttcggataattatagtttcgattttttttttccgatTTTTTCGAGGAAATCGCGCGATATCGTCGAAAGAttgtgcgatatcgacgatatatccgCCGACATCtaaatttgggattttttggtTTCTTCCGGAGGTTATCGGGGGTGTATCGTCTCGCAtaggtgcgataacgataatattggccgatatatcggccgatagtatcgatatttcgaacactggttttaGGGAATAGGGTTAAATAGGAGAAGCAAAAGGATGAGAGAGAGGGTAAGACTGATGGGGACGGCCAGATATGGCTGTACGGTCAAATGGGACGGGCCAAGTGGAGTTTGAGTTGGGTTAGGTTGTTGATGTAAGGATAGGAAGGTAAAAGGATGAAGGTAGGGTTTGTTTGTtgatggagaaagaagaaaagaaaactagaaagagaaagagagaagtgaAGAAATACCTTTTGAttgaagagaatgagagagaagaataacttggaatcactccatggcaTCACACCAAATCACTCCAATCGCATGAGGTTTTACTTCATCACAAAGTAAagagatagtttttttttttttttcatatgcaaTAATGGCTGGGGTGGGGACGTCCAACCCTTGAATAGTCACAAGAAAGACTTTACAAAAAGACGTTCTCAAATAAAAAGTTTCACATAAAGACACTCAATACAATAAAATTTGTTCATAAATCCCTAAACTCAGAAAAAATATCAGCTAAACCAAAAAATAACAAACATATAAGcaactaaataaactaaactatttcatggCCCACTACCAAGATGTCCAATGACGATGATGCAAGCGATGGTCCAACTCAGTAATCcatatgcatcttcctagtgtaggaCCTTCAAAGATAcataatcatgcatgtggggtcttcaacgggCTAGGCACTCGAATTAGGCCCCGCATATGCATCACCTAgacataaaaaaaataagagcTCTTGTCCTCCGCAAGTATAATCTGActagtgctcggatgtcctcatcaattttaGGTAATAACAAGAATATTCATGCAATGTTTATTTAGCCAATCTCTCACTGTTCATGGAAAATGAAGACCGAAGAGTTGCTATTGTGATTATTGTTTAACTGCATTGTTGGCAAGAAGGCAGCAAGTAAATCTGAATACGGATTCCATGATCTCCATCCGAGACAATGCGTCCCACCCACAACATAAAAATAACATAAGTTATTTTCCATGAAGGTCATTCATCAAAATTGGCGAAAAACTTACTGATTCCATTTTACATTGCGTAGTAATATGAGAATATATTTGCGATTTCTGATTGTATCAATTTGATCACTAAAGTATGTCATCACAAGACTGAATTCATAATTCCAATATAAAACTTCTCAGTTTCTAATTGTGTGGTATCAGGTATGGGCCATATGGCTTGCCCATTTCTCTGCAGGTAAGTGTTTCCAACCTAAAAAAAGTAACTCTGTCATTACATAAAATACAAGTAATCATGCTTGACGTAAGGTGTGTTTGGAACTTTCCACTTTTGGTAGTGGATGGGATGCGCTCCACACAAATGACAAGTAAAATAAGAATGGATCACCTCACTTGTGAATTTGGGCAAAGACAAGGAAACCAAACCTGCCTAATGGGGTTTCTATTTGCCAAGCTGCCCCAAACAATAGTAGCTCAGTTTGATCAAAAAAGTAGAAGCAATACCAATGTGTGTGGACGGGAACATGCAAAGAGGGACTTAAAGATATCTGTTCACAGTGGAAGCAATTCTATGAATTTCTAGCAACCATCTGACTGAAAACTAACAGGCATATCTAAGACTTGATTATAGAGACGTCAAAGGAGATCTCATTATAACAACTCTTATATCTCAGAAGTACAAAAGATTTTAACATAATGATTAGCTCAAAAGTCCATAATTTAATTTTCAGAAGGGAACTTGACATGTGAAAGTCGATGGCAAGCACTCAGTTACCATGTTAAGCAAGGCAATACTTGAATACTAGGCATAATAGGGAATCATCATCTTAGAATAGTATGAACAGGATGAAAGCTAATCTGTGAAAGGTCAGCAGAACGTACAGATTTCCCAACTCCAGCTTGCCCAGTGAGAACAAGAGCATAATTACGAAATGCATCCTGTAATTAGAGGAACAAGTTGTGAGAGTTTATATGAgtgaacaaaaggaaaaaaacataCCAATtaccaaacacaaaattaaatcTTAGACATAGCAGAACATTAGAAAGAATTAGTAAAAATTGAATATTTGAATAGCAGCGCATATAAACATTATTCCGGAACACAGGCACTTAAAAGGAGACTTCAAACAGACTGAAGGCTACCATCAGAAATGGGTTTTAGCAGCAGAACCTCAAACGAGAGTGAAAAATGAAATAAAGGGGGGGGGCGGGGGCGCATAACACACAGAAGGACATAATCTTATTTTCCCAAAACAAGGGGTACATAGCAGAAGTGTTACAAACAGAGACCGCAGAACCATGATTTTGTGACACTTTGACCATGCGGCTAACACTATGAGATAAGTTTACCAATGCTCCTTCAGAAATGTTTTTTAACCTCTCTTTCTGCAGAATGGGTTTGAGCTTTAACATTGCTTCCGTGTATGTCTGGCTTGCACAATGACTGTTGTGATATGTCTGCATGTTTccttcaccatcatcatcatcaaagactTATCCAGCTATTGGGTCAGATTTATGAACACAAACCAATCCAAGGAACTATTGTCGGTAAGTAACCAAGCCCACATATCCCTTCTTGCCAACTCAATCCAAGTCCTTTCAGGCCTTCCTCTTGTCCTCTTCAGGCTCTTCACTAATCAATTATTCCTCCTTACAACAAGCGCCCCTGGACTTCATTGCACATTACCAAACCATCTCAATCTGCTCTCTATCATTTTATCTCTTATTATAGGACTCCTAAGTTGCTTCGG
This window encodes:
- the LOC131243524 gene encoding cell cycle checkpoint protein RAD17 isoform X3, with the protein product MGSTGTLLRGKEKMDQILDGGTQRSYGLISIDPVPWQSLQFTKKRFSKIEEVKVWLEERLGTSKDAFRNYALVLTGQAGVGKSATIHVIASQLGAELCEWRTPTPTLWQEHLYNTNSGLRYMSKLDEFETFVERIRKYSLLPLAYTGGSKKSIILLIDDLPVTNGRVAYGRLSKCLHFLAQSTQIPTVISITEYCKVDSGDSTNYLEELQSSLERAGASKVAFNPLTVNSIKKSLSRICGEEQCNVSGECVDQIAKSSGGDIRHAITSLQYFCLRPDLMLSLPLSALSITHSKGKEDVINSLQFPSAGCEADLDDKFLLPFGRDETLSLFHALGKFLHNKRETVSAAGSDPFLLQERFVRFPLKMDAPEKVLSQAHGQARRIADFLHENVLDFLSEEAIDDAWSVASYLSDADCFLNATLHRPISRMITGTYDQLENVAELVAASVAVRGVMFGNSHPSPSRWHSIRSPKLWQVEQSYRHNKNQMVVARLEAYNSFGSSGLSVMATEYKPALKWLRFRASEDPQVHKKPIKGRKAESDYSNQMVLDELKAESSAESEGDEIEDW